The region CTGTTAGTTCGTGCTGCCCTCGTTACTGGCTCAATATCGACATCCGCGCTCCGATTCGAGAGTACGGCGTTGACAGCGACGCCAACCAAAATAATCAAGCCACTGAAATAGAGCCACGTCAACAGTACAA is a window of Halococcus salifodinae DSM 8989 DNA encoding:
- a CDS encoding YhjD/YihY/BrkB family envelope integrity protein, whose amino-acid sequence is TLGEILPGVLVTAVGLTTFESVFRLYTQFKSPESSAIAGVLVLLTWLYFSGLIILVGVAVNAVLSNRSADVDIEPVTRAARTN